DNA from Ignavibacteriales bacterium:
GAAGATCCTTATTCTATTTATAACCGATTGGATTTTGAAATCCCAACCGGCAAAGGATTAGTTGGAACAGTTGGAGACTGCTGGGATCGTTATTATGTACGCGTTCTTGAGATGGAACAAAGTGTTCGGATAATAGAACAACTTATAGATAGTATTCCTGAAGGTGATGTTCAATCGGCAATTCCAAAAAGAATTAAACCGCCAAAAGGAACAGTTTACGCACGTATTGAAAATCCACGCGGCGAATTAGGATATTTTATAATCAGCGACGGCAACCTTAATCCATTTAGAGTAAAAGTTCGTGCACCATCATTTGTAAATCTTGAACTCATGGGAGAATTATGCAAAGGTCATTTGGTAGCAGATGTTATTGCAATTCTCGGAAGCCTGGATATTGTCTTAGGAGAAATAGATAGATAATGTATCAATTCCTCTACAACTTAATTGGTAACGAAATAATTGCTGGATTCATCGTAGCGGTTGTTCCCCTTTCCATAATTCTTGTTTTTGCTCTCTTTGGTATTTGGTTGGAAAGAAAAGTCTCAGCACATATGCAGGATAGATTAGGTCCAATGCGTACCGGATGGCACGGCTGGCTTCAAACAATTGCAGATTTGATGAAGATGTTACAGAAAGAAGATATTGTTGCTCACGATGCAGATAAATCTCTTTATAACTTAGCTCCTATTCTTGTTTTTACAGGAAGTTTTGCAGTTTATGCAGTAATCCCCTTCTCAAGTAAATTACTTGGCAGCGAAGTTGAAGTGGGACTTTTTTATGTTCTTGCAATCTCCAGTATAGTTGTTGCCGGTATTTTGATGGCTGGCTGGTCTGCAAATAATAAATATTCACTCCTTGGTGCAATGCGTGCCGCAGCTCAAATTGTTAGTTACGAAATTCCAACTGCTTTAATTGTTCTTTCGATGATTATGCTTACGGGCACTCTCAGTCTTGATAAAATCAGTCAGATGCAAACATCATCATTTTGGAATTGGAATATATTCGGCGGTGCAACAATAGGATTATCAAAATTTTTATTGATTCCTTTTATGTTTATCGGTGCACTTATTATGTTTATAAGTACCCTTGCAGAAGTAAACAGAGTACCGTTTGATATACCCGAAGCAGAATCTGAATTAGTTGCCGGATACTTTACTGAATACTGCGGAATGAAATGGGGAATGTTTATGCTTGCGGAATATGGAAATATGTTTGCTGTCTCTGCAGTCATTTCGATTTTGTTCTTTGGCGGATATCAATCACCAATCGGTTATTTCGGAAATACAATTGGTGCTTCCTGGCTTGTTCCTTTTGAACAAGGATTCTGGTTCATCGCAAAAGGATTGACTCTCGTTTTTGTACAAATGTGGTTAAGATGGACTCTCCCGCGTTTGCGTGTTGATCAGCTCATGACCGTTTGCTGGAAATATTTAATTCCTTACGCATTTATAAATCTAATTATTATTGGAATAATTTCTATACTATAAAACTGATGAAACAATACTTTAAAAATACTTGGGATGGAATTTTCACAGTACTTGTTGGAATGAAAATTACATTTAAACATCTTTTCGTTCCGGCAGTAACTATACAATATCCTGATGTTAAGGTTGTGCTTCCCGAGCGTGTTAGGAACAGATTGTACGTCAACATGGATGATTGCATAGGATGCGATCAATGTTCCCGTGCTTGCCCCGTTAGTTGTATCGAAATTGAAACTATAAAAAGTGTTCCAGGTGATGATCTTGGCATCACGTCAAACGGAAAGAAGAAAGCTCTCTGGGTTACTAAATTTAATATCGATATTGCAAAATGCTGTTATTGCCAATTATGTGTTTTTCCTTGTCCAACCGAATGTATTTACATGACAAATGTTTATGAATTTGCCGAATTCGAAAGAAGTAATCTGCTCTATAAGTTTGCTACTTTAACCGATGAGGAAGTATCACAAAAGAAAATCAATTACGATAAAATGCAGGCTGAGAAAGAAGCTCAAAAAGCTGCCGCAGCAGCAAAACCTAAACCTGAAGCACCAGCAGCTACTCAACAAGAAAATAAAACCGAGTAAATAGAGAAAAGATTTTATGAATATTTACGACATCATCTTTTACGTTTTTGCAGCGATAACAATTCTCTCTGCTCTGTTTGTTGTTACAACACGCAATATCGTTCATTCCGCTTTCTATTTATTATTTACATTCTTCGGAGTCGCCGGAATTTATGTTCTGCTCGGTGCCGATTTTATAGCAATCGCACAAATAATGGTTTATGTCGGCGGCATTTTGATATTAATTCTCTTTGGTGTGATGTTAACAAACAAAATTACAAGTGTAGAGATAAGAACCGGAACTGTGCAGATGCTTCCCGCTGCAATCGGTGTTGCAATATTTATGGGAGCGGTTATTTCCGTAATGATAATGACAAATTGGAAATCAGAACCGGGAATGATTCCTTTAACCACAACAAAGGATATCGGTCATCTTTTACTAAACGATTATGTTTTAATTTTTGAATTACTCGGCATTCTTCTGCTGATAGCTTTAATAGGTGCCGCTTCTATTGCGAGAAGAGAAAAGGAATAGATATAAGATTCTTGATGCTGGAAATCGAAATTTGTAATGTTTTTTGAAATGATAGAACTAGAATAATGGCAAATCAGAATAATTTATTGAATTGATCTGCGTTCTATTAAAAATTTTTAGGAGAATTAATTTGTTAACCGTTGGATTGAATCATTTTTTGGTTATAAGTGCCGTTTTATTTTCTCTCGGCATTTATGGAATTGTTACGCGCAAGAACGCTGTAATGGTTCTAATGGGGATTGAGCTCGTTTTAAATTCAGCAAATATAAATTTCATTGCATTCTCAAGGTTCGGCAACTTCGGATTAGGTGGACAGGTAATTGCGCTATTTGTTATAATACTTGCGGCTGCAGAAGCAGCAATTGCACTGGCAATAGTTTTAAATATATACAAGACGTTTGCAGACGTAAACGTTGACGAAATAGATCACTTAAAAGAATAGGTTATGAGCGAAAGTTTACTGATCAATATTTCCATAGTTATTCTCTTTCTTCCACTTCTTGGATTTACTACCGTTATTTTCTTCGGTAAAAAAATTCCGAAACTTTATCTTTTTGAAGTGGCAATTCTCGGATTAACTCTTCTTCTTTCCATTATTGTTGCATATGCAAAGCTCTCTTACTTCAATACAAAAGATATTATCGCTGCATTCACATGGATATCTCTGAGCAATGCGCCTTCTACTGGCGGGTTTAATATTGAGCTTGGTTTTAAGATAGACAATATTACCGTTATGATGCTCTTTGTTGTAAATCTTATAAGCTTCCTTGTTCACGTTTACTCAATTGAGTATATGCGCGGTGATAAAAGATACACACGTTATTTTGCTTACCTGGGAATATTCACTTTTTCAATGTTAGGAATTGTTCTTACTCACAATTTATTGATGATGTATATCTTCTGGGAATTGGTTGGTCTTTCTTCTTACTTGTTAATTGGTTTTTGGTTTGAAAAGAAATCCGCATCCGATGCCGGCAAGAAAGCATTTATTGTTAATCGTATCGGTGATGTTGGAATGTTTATCGGTATCTTAATTCTCTTCACACAATACAAAACATTTACGTTCGATGTTATATATCAGCAAATAGCAGCCGGCAATCTTCCTTTTGGAAGTAACTGGTGGTTAACCGCAGCGGGAATATTAGTTTTCATGGGCGCTGTTGGAAAATCCGCACAATTCCCTCTTCACGTATGGCTGCCAGATGCTATGGAAGGTCCAACTCCTGTCAGCGCATTAATCCACGCAGCTACAATGGTTGCCGCAGGTGTTTATCTTGTTGTTAGAATTTTTGTCATGCTGACGGCAGACGCAATGTTAGTAATTGCTGTAGTCGGAGCTGTTACTTCTCTTGTAGCCGCAACTATTGCGCTCACACAAAACGATATTAAAAAAGTTTTAGCTTATTCAACAGTTTCGCAACTTGGCTACATGGTAATGTCGCTTGGAGTTGGCGCTTATGCATTCGCATTCTTCCATCTTGTTACACATGCTTTCTTCAAAGCATGCTTGTTCTTGGGTTCCGGTTCTGTAATTCATTCAATGCACCATGAACAAGATATACGCAATATGGGCGGACTCAAGAAGAAAATGCCGATTACTTATTATACTTTTTTGGTTTCAACATTAGCTATATCCGGCGTGCCGCTCTTCTCCGGTTTCTTGAGTAAAGACGGAATCCTTGCCGGAACTCTAACATTTGGTAAGCTTACCGGTCATTGGTTGATTCCGATTATTGGTTTTACTGTAGCGGGATTAACAGCATTCTACATGTTCCGTCTTGTTATTTTAACATTCCACGGTGAACCAAGAGATCATCATAAATTTGAACATGCGCATGAATCACCTTTTGTTATGACTATGCCACTTGTTGTTCTTGCTACACTTTCAATTTTTATCTGGTACACCCCAAACCCGATCAATGCAAATGCAGGCTGGGTATTAAGCAACTGGATTAAAACTCCTGCGCAAGTTACACCTGTTGATACAAGGTTTGAATTCATGAAGCCGAGCAGTGAAGAAGCGAAAGCTGAAATTCAAGGTCCGGTTACACATTCAGTTGAGTATACCGAAACAATGCACTGGGCTCATTATCCGGCAATGTTCTTGTCACTCATTTTGGCAGGTTTGGGAATTCTAGTTGCATTCATGTTCTATCAATGGAAGAAATTAAACGCAGATAAACTCGCTGAAAAACTCAAAGGTTTGTATAAATTCTCTTTGAATAAATGGTTCCTCGACGAACTTTATGACATGACGGCAATTGCAGGTACATTAAAATTCAGTTCTATACTTGCTTGGTTTGATAACAATATTGTTGATGGAATCGTTAACGGATCGGCAACAGTAACAAGATTCGCATCAAGAATGAGTGGCTGGTTCGATACATTCGTTGTGGATGGCGCAGTTAATTTCACAGCATTCTTCAGCGGATTCGTCGGCTTATCATTCAGAAGATTACAGACTGGAAAGGTTCAGACATATATAATCTTTGTTGTTTTTGCGATAATTATTTTATTAATGTTCTTTAAACCGTTCTGACGGTTTACGTCATCCTGAGCGTAGCGAAGGATCTCCTAATTAATTGATTTAGAGATTCCTCAGTATGACAATTATAAAAATTATAAATATAGGTCTTTAATTATGATTGGATTTCCGATTCTTTCGTTAATCACTTTTCTTCCGATTCTTGGAATGTTCTTAATCATGTTCATGAAAAAGGAACAGCCCAAATCAATAAAGTACTTAACGCTGGGTATAACGGCTTTTCAAGTTGTTCTTGCTGTTATTCTTCTTGCAAACTATAATTACTCAGCCGGTGGAATTTATCAAGAAAAGTCATTTCAGTTTATTGAAAAATTCAAATGGATCAATATTAGCGGTATTTCATGGCTTGGTAACGTTAAGATTGATTACTTTCTTGGTATAGATGGATTAAGCATGCCGATGGTTTTATTGACTGCACTAATTACTTTTATTGCTGCAATTTCATCATGGACAATCGAAAAATCAGTTAAAGGTTATTTCGCTTTGTTCCTTCTTCTCGATGCGGGTATGATGGGCGTTTTTGTTTCTCTTGATTTCTTCCTCTTCTATATCTTCTGGGAATTAATGCTTCTGCCGATGTATTTCTTAATCGGTATTTGGGGCGGTCCAAGAAAAGAATATGCAGCTATTAAGTTCTTCATCTATACTTTATTCGGCAGTGTGTTCATACTTTTAGTCATGATCGGTTTATATTTCAGCGCCACTGAATTAATGGGAGACGGAAGCAGAGTTCATACATTTAGTATGCTCGCCTTAATGAATCCGGCAAATTATTCCGCTGATGGTATTCTTTCGATGATGAACCCAAACAATTTAAGATTGGTTGCATACATCGCATTATTCGCTGGCTTTGCAATTAAAATTCCGATGTTTCCATTCCATACATGGCTGCCCGATGCACACGTTGAAGCTCCGACACCAATTTCAGTTATTCTTGCCGGCGTTCTCTTAAAGATGGGCACTTACGGTATTTTGAGAATCAGTTATCCAATCTTCCCCGATATTACACGTCAATTGATGTGGTACATTGCTCTTTTTGGTATGATCAATATAGTTTATGGTGCACTTGTAGCGCTTGCTCAAAAAGATTTCAAAAAATTAATTGCTTACTCATCGATTTCTCACATGGGTTATGTTTTGCTTGGAATGGCGTCTCTTACAACAATCGGAATCAACGGTGCAATCTTTCAAATGTTCAACCATGGAACAATTACAGCAATGCTCTTCTTGGCTGTAGGGGTTGTTTACGACCGTGCTCATACAAGAGGATTAAATGATTTCGGTGGACTCGCAGCACAGATGCCTGTGTATACCGGCTTTGTAACTGTAGCATTCTTTGCTGCAATCGGATTACCGAGCATGAGCGGATTTGTTTCTGAAGCACTTGTCTTCATAGGCGCTTTCGGTGTTGATTCAATTAGAATTCTTACAATAATTTCAACACTTGGAATTCTTCTCGGTGCTGCTTACATGTTATGGACTATGCAAAGAATTTTCTTCGGACCTCTTAACGAAAAATGGTCTGCTCTTAAAGATCTTGATGCAAGAGAATATGCAATGTTTATACCGCTCACAATAATTATCTTTTTCTTGGGAGTATATCCTTCCGGTATGTTAAACATTATGAATTCTTCGGTGAACTCATTAGTTCAGTTTGTTTCAACAACTATTAGCACAACTTCACTAGGTGGATTATAATTTTAATGATGGCAAATACTAATTTATATCAATCGCTAAATTTAATCGTACCGGAAATAGTTCTTTCTATTTCACTTATTGTTCTAGTTCTGGCAGATTTAATTTTTCATAAAGATAAAAAAATCATCCCTTATTTAGCAATTACCGCAATTCTGGTTACCGGTTACTTTGTAATAAACCAGTTTGGAAATTATGGCACTGCATTCCTAACAGCTTCCGCCACAAAGAATAATTTTGGAATGATCGCGGTTGATTCGTTCGGGATCTTTTTTAAGATGATCGTCCTCGTTGCCTCTCTCTTTATTGTCTTCTTCTCTTTTGGATCCGGCGAAATTAATAAAATAAAAGCTCGAATCGGCGAGTATTATGCATTGATCTTCGGAATGATCTTAGGAATGTTTTTCATGATTTCGGCAACCGACTTGATTCTAATCTATCTTTCAATGGAATTAATGTCATTATCATCCTATGTTCTTTCCGGATTCACAAAATTAAGAGAGCGCAATAGTGAAGCAGCATTAAAATATTTGCTTTATGGAGCCACTTCTTCTGGCTTAATGTTATTCGGTATCTCTCTCATTTACGGATTAACTGGAAGCACAAATCTCTATGTAATTAATGTATTGATTCAAAACCCTCAAGTAAATCTTTTTACGCTGGCATTTGCTTGTATCTTAATCTTTGCCGGTATTGGTTATAAAATTTCTTCTGCACCATTTCATTTTTGGACTCCGGATGTTTATGAAGGCGCACCGATCACAATCACGGCATTTCTTTCTGTAGCTAGTAAAGCAGCAGGATTTGCTCTATTGATTCGTTTCATTAAAACAACTTTTGTTTCTTATGTTGATCCGTTGGGAATGTGGCAGTTAATAAATGTATTCGATTGGAAGTCATTCCTCGTTGCTATTTCAATTCTTACAATGACTCTTGGTAATTTCTCAGCACTATGGCAGAATAATTTGAAGAGAATGCTTGCATATTCTTCAATTGCTCATGCCGGTTATCTTCTTCTTGGATTGGTTGTTCTCTCGAACCAAGGTCTTCTTGCAATCTTAATCTATTTTTCTGTTTACCTCTTGATGAATCTCGGTGCATTCCTTATTGTAATGTTGATTGCAAATAAAACCGGTTCGGAAGAAATTCAAGATTATAACGGACTTGGTCACACTTCACCATTCCTTGGAATTTCCCTTGCTATATTTTTGGTGTCATTAACCGGATTGCCTCCAACAGCTGGATTTATCGGCAAACTTTATCTCTTCATTGCTCTTGTAGATGCTAAGATGATTGTAGTTGCAGTGATTGCGCTTCTTAACTCTGTTGTTTCTCTTTACTATTATATCCGCGTTCTTAAACACATGTTCTTGACTAAAGCTGATAAAGAAACACAAACCGTTACTACTTCCCTTCCGAATACAATTCTGGTTTCTGTATTGGTCACGGCGGTTTTTGTTTTCGGAATTTACTTCGGACCACTAGTTGATGCAGCTAAAAGTTGTCTGATGATTCTAGGTTTATAAGAGATTTGTTTCTTAAAAGTTTTAGAAAAGCCGACGTGAGTTGGCTTTTTTGTTTTAAATACTTTCGACATGATTTCGATTCTGTATTATCCTAAATCATTCCTCGAGAGTACTATTCAACTTTGAAGATAATATTTTATCTGTTGTTTTTTAAAACAGCATCCGGTTATACATTCTTCAAAATTGATGAAAAGCTAAAAAATAATTTTGGACCTCGAGATATATGGAATCCGGCATGTTCTGCTTTTCCAATTGTTACATTAAATTCTTTTTTAGATACGTGGAATAATTTGGGTTCTACAATTAAAAATTCTCCTTTTTCATTCAAAATCTTTTTCATTGTTTCAAAAAATCTTTCTTTGTTTGGAACCTCATGAACCATATAAAATGCCAATATAAAATCG
Protein-coding regions in this window:
- a CDS encoding NADH-quinone oxidoreductase subunit J, translating into MNIYDIIFYVFAAITILSALFVVTTRNIVHSAFYLLFTFFGVAGIYVLLGADFIAIAQIMVYVGGILILILFGVMLTNKITSVEIRTGTVQMLPAAIGVAIFMGAVISVMIMTNWKSEPGMIPLTTTKDIGHLLLNDYVLIFELLGILLLIALIGAASIARREKE
- the nuoL gene encoding NADH-quinone oxidoreductase subunit L: MSESLLINISIVILFLPLLGFTTVIFFGKKIPKLYLFEVAILGLTLLLSIIVAYAKLSYFNTKDIIAAFTWISLSNAPSTGGFNIELGFKIDNITVMMLFVVNLISFLVHVYSIEYMRGDKRYTRYFAYLGIFTFSMLGIVLTHNLLMMYIFWELVGLSSYLLIGFWFEKKSASDAGKKAFIVNRIGDVGMFIGILILFTQYKTFTFDVIYQQIAAGNLPFGSNWWLTAAGILVFMGAVGKSAQFPLHVWLPDAMEGPTPVSALIHAATMVAAGVYLVVRIFVMLTADAMLVIAVVGAVTSLVAATIALTQNDIKKVLAYSTVSQLGYMVMSLGVGAYAFAFFHLVTHAFFKACLFLGSGSVIHSMHHEQDIRNMGGLKKKMPITYYTFLVSTLAISGVPLFSGFLSKDGILAGTLTFGKLTGHWLIPIIGFTVAGLTAFYMFRLVILTFHGEPRDHHKFEHAHESPFVMTMPLVVLATLSIFIWYTPNPINANAGWVLSNWIKTPAQVTPVDTRFEFMKPSSEEAKAEIQGPVTHSVEYTETMHWAHYPAMFLSLILAGLGILVAFMFYQWKKLNADKLAEKLKGLYKFSLNKWFLDELYDMTAIAGTLKFSSILAWFDNNIVDGIVNGSATVTRFASRMSGWFDTFVVDGAVNFTAFFSGFVGLSFRRLQTGKVQTYIIFVVFAIIILLMFFKPF
- the nuoK gene encoding NADH-quinone oxidoreductase subunit NuoK, whose translation is MLTVGLNHFLVISAVLFSLGIYGIVTRKNAVMVLMGIELVLNSANINFIAFSRFGNFGLGGQVIALFVIILAAAEAAIALAIVLNIYKTFADVNVDEIDHLKE
- the nuoH gene encoding NADH-quinone oxidoreductase subunit NuoH, coding for MYQFLYNLIGNEIIAGFIVAVVPLSIILVFALFGIWLERKVSAHMQDRLGPMRTGWHGWLQTIADLMKMLQKEDIVAHDADKSLYNLAPILVFTGSFAVYAVIPFSSKLLGSEVEVGLFYVLAISSIVVAGILMAGWSANNKYSLLGAMRAAAQIVSYEIPTALIVLSMIMLTGTLSLDKISQMQTSSFWNWNIFGGATIGLSKFLLIPFMFIGALIMFISTLAEVNRVPFDIPEAESELVAGYFTEYCGMKWGMFMLAEYGNMFAVSAVISILFFGGYQSPIGYFGNTIGASWLVPFEQGFWFIAKGLTLVFVQMWLRWTLPRLRVDQLMTVCWKYLIPYAFINLIIIGIISIL
- a CDS encoding NADH-quinone oxidoreductase subunit I, whose amino-acid sequence is MKQYFKNTWDGIFTVLVGMKITFKHLFVPAVTIQYPDVKVVLPERVRNRLYVNMDDCIGCDQCSRACPVSCIEIETIKSVPGDDLGITSNGKKKALWVTKFNIDIAKCCYCQLCVFPCPTECIYMTNVYEFAEFERSNLLYKFATLTDEEVSQKKINYDKMQAEKEAQKAAAAAKPKPEAPAATQQENKTE
- a CDS encoding NADH-quinone oxidoreductase subunit N; protein product: MMANTNLYQSLNLIVPEIVLSISLIVLVLADLIFHKDKKIIPYLAITAILVTGYFVINQFGNYGTAFLTASATKNNFGMIAVDSFGIFFKMIVLVASLFIVFFSFGSGEINKIKARIGEYYALIFGMILGMFFMISATDLILIYLSMELMSLSSYVLSGFTKLRERNSEAALKYLLYGATSSGLMLFGISLIYGLTGSTNLYVINVLIQNPQVNLFTLAFACILIFAGIGYKISSAPFHFWTPDVYEGAPITITAFLSVASKAAGFALLIRFIKTTFVSYVDPLGMWQLINVFDWKSFLVAISILTMTLGNFSALWQNNLKRMLAYSSIAHAGYLLLGLVVLSNQGLLAILIYFSVYLLMNLGAFLIVMLIANKTGSEEIQDYNGLGHTSPFLGISLAIFLVSLTGLPPTAGFIGKLYLFIALVDAKMIVVAVIALLNSVVSLYYYIRVLKHMFLTKADKETQTVTTSLPNTILVSVLVTAVFVFGIYFGPLVDAAKSCLMILGL
- a CDS encoding NADH-quinone oxidoreductase subunit M, yielding MIGFPILSLITFLPILGMFLIMFMKKEQPKSIKYLTLGITAFQVVLAVILLANYNYSAGGIYQEKSFQFIEKFKWINISGISWLGNVKIDYFLGIDGLSMPMVLLTALITFIAAISSWTIEKSVKGYFALFLLLDAGMMGVFVSLDFFLFYIFWELMLLPMYFLIGIWGGPRKEYAAIKFFIYTLFGSVFILLVMIGLYFSATELMGDGSRVHTFSMLALMNPANYSADGILSMMNPNNLRLVAYIALFAGFAIKIPMFPFHTWLPDAHVEAPTPISVILAGVLLKMGTYGILRISYPIFPDITRQLMWYIALFGMINIVYGALVALAQKDFKKLIAYSSISHMGYVLLGMASLTTIGINGAIFQMFNHGTITAMLFLAVGVVYDRAHTRGLNDFGGLAAQMPVYTGFVTVAFFAAIGLPSMSGFVSEALVFIGAFGVDSIRILTIISTLGILLGAAYMLWTMQRIFFGPLNEKWSALKDLDAREYAMFIPLTIIIFFLGVYPSGMLNIMNSSVNSLVQFVSTTISTTSLGGL